From one Deinococcus aetherius genomic stretch:
- a CDS encoding LysR family transcriptional regulator, translated as MELRQLRLFLAVAEEGNFTRAAGRVNLSQPALTHRIHQLEDELGVRLFERTSRGARLTPSGESLLLDARRLLAEAEQSVRRARRAGGLADGVLRVGFDFVEFGSVGLMPALLGAFRGQFPEAEVRLSTGSEDDLERALLEDQLDIAFVLGPPGRGDLRFHPLLHGPYALLLPAAHPLTSWEAVPRRALAPVRLILPRLRARDDAALRSWLSAPEGQAGVVFEEAEVAAMVGLVAAGEGVAALPSGLLPPSVGGGTVVRPLEPPSLPWSFGLMWRGDRPPPMAQMAQRQIRRMVPRPVPVDLPVNRP; from the coding sequence ATGGAGCTTCGGCAACTGCGGCTCTTCCTGGCGGTAGCGGAGGAGGGCAATTTTACCCGCGCGGCCGGGCGCGTGAACCTGTCGCAACCCGCCCTGACCCACCGGATTCACCAGTTGGAGGACGAACTCGGCGTGCGGCTGTTCGAGCGCACCTCGCGCGGCGCGCGGCTCACGCCCTCGGGCGAGTCCCTGCTCCTCGACGCGCGGCGCCTGCTGGCGGAAGCCGAGCAGAGCGTGCGCCGGGCGCGGCGGGCGGGCGGACTGGCGGACGGCGTGCTGCGCGTGGGCTTCGACTTCGTGGAGTTCGGCAGCGTGGGCCTCATGCCCGCCCTGCTGGGCGCCTTTCGCGGTCAGTTTCCTGAGGCGGAGGTGCGACTCTCGACGGGGAGCGAGGACGACCTGGAGCGCGCCCTGCTCGAAGACCAGCTCGACATCGCTTTTGTGCTGGGGCCACCCGGGCGGGGGGACCTGCGCTTCCACCCGCTGTTGCACGGCCCCTATGCCCTCCTGCTTCCCGCCGCGCACCCGCTGACCTCGTGGGAGGCGGTGCCCCGCCGCGCCCTGGCCCCCGTTCGCCTGATCCTGCCCCGCCTGCGGGCGCGGGACGACGCGGCCCTGCGTTCGTGGTTGAGCGCTCCCGAGGGGCAGGCGGGGGTGGTGTTTGAGGAAGCAGAGGTCGCGGCGATGGTGGGGTTGGTGGCGGCGGGGGAAGGGGTGGCGGCGCTGCCGTCGGGCCTGCTTCCCCCGTCGGTGGGTGGGGGGACCGTCGTTCGCCCGCTGGAGCCGCCGTCCCTGCCCTGGTCGTTCGGCCTGATGTGGCGTGGGGACAGGCCGCCGCCCATGGCGCAGATGGCGCAGCGTCAGATCCGGCGGATGGTGCCGAGGCCCGTCCCGGTGGACCTTCCTGTCAACCGTCCCTGA
- a CDS encoding lactonase family protein, whose amino-acid sequence MSSFLKAPLAALLTVSLAACGTLTTPGANYAGHLFAMTNAAGANAIVHYGRSEDGRLTRLGETPTGGQGVGGRLVVDPGKEGVDPLFSSDSVVLSTDHTRLFAVNAGSGTVSSFRVGADGNLTLVGTSPTGGTVPTSLALHGDVLYVGHARAGDGGVQLTGFRVGANGSLGPIAGARYATSGTTLVSQILFSPDGALLEVSELNTGKVSVYPVNADGTLGTPNVNASAGQAPFGAAFVNGRVLLVSEAGSGAVSSYNVASSGALTPIQATVVNGQKATCWLTLTPDGRFLYASNTSSGNVSVYTVTPAGGLNLVSAAEAYRAPGGFADVGGNPSSGPVDAVVSADGKYFYQQYSGLGVVGAYRVGSDGRLSAVEGGDGTGLPALGTEGLAGY is encoded by the coding sequence TTTCTGAAAGCGCCGCTCGCCGCCCTGCTCACCGTCAGCCTCGCCGCCTGCGGCACCCTCACCACCCCGGGGGCGAATTACGCCGGGCACCTGTTCGCTATGACGAACGCGGCAGGCGCGAACGCCATCGTCCACTACGGCCGCAGCGAGGACGGCAGACTTACCCGCCTCGGTGAGACGCCCACGGGCGGGCAGGGCGTCGGCGGCAGGCTGGTGGTGGACCCCGGCAAGGAGGGGGTCGATCCCCTCTTCTCCAGCGACAGCGTGGTCCTCAGCACCGACCACACGCGGCTCTTCGCGGTGAACGCGGGCAGCGGCACGGTGTCCTCCTTCCGGGTGGGTGCGGATGGAAACCTCACCCTGGTGGGCACCTCCCCTACCGGCGGCACCGTACCGACCTCGCTCGCGCTGCACGGCGACGTGCTGTACGTGGGACACGCCCGGGCGGGCGACGGGGGTGTGCAGCTCACCGGCTTCCGCGTGGGCGCGAACGGGTCGCTGGGCCCCATCGCGGGGGCACGCTACGCGACGAGCGGCACCACGCTCGTGAGCCAGATCCTGTTCAGCCCCGACGGCGCGCTGCTGGAGGTCAGCGAGCTGAACACCGGCAAGGTCAGCGTGTATCCCGTGAACGCGGACGGCACGTTGGGCACCCCGAACGTGAACGCCAGCGCGGGCCAGGCGCCCTTCGGGGCCGCGTTCGTGAACGGCCGCGTCCTGCTGGTCTCCGAGGCGGGCTCGGGGGCGGTGTCGTCGTACAACGTCGCTTCCAGCGGCGCCCTCACGCCCATCCAGGCCACGGTGGTCAACGGGCAGAAGGCCACCTGCTGGCTGACCCTGACGCCGGACGGAAGGTTCCTGTACGCCAGCAACACGAGTTCCGGGAATGTGAGTGTGTACACCGTGACGCCGGCGGGCGGCCTGAACCTGGTGTCCGCCGCCGAGGCCTACCGGGCGCCGGGCGGCTTCGCGGACGTGGGCGGGAACCCGTCGAGCGGCCCGGTGGACGCGGTGGTGAGCGCCGACGGGAAGTACTTCTACCAGCAGTACAGCGGGCTGGGCGTGGTGGGGGCGTACCGGGTCGGGTCGGACGGTCGCCTGAGCGCCGTGGAGGGCGGCGACGGCACCGGGCTGCCCGCGCTGGGGACCGAGGGGCTGGCTGGATACTGA
- a CDS encoding helix-turn-helix domain-containing protein → MPTYHEFPPPAPLRLAVDALWCVNPTTPGPAVSPLRVLPDGCVDLIFRFGGTTGEGQLSLVGPTDRAFLLDGAMPAPAVGVRFRPGMAAGRLGVRPPDLYRREVAVDRALPQLGAWQERLRGSASPVEALRVLRWAAASMPTRSAPGVSARVGRAVELLGRGWRVASTAAVLGVSERTLRRDLVETVGLPPKVLARVLRFQGAVRLLDARADADLASLALDAGYFDHAHMNRDFREFAGLSPTAFGHERRAAADSSKRRAGEDGTLKSWIWDT, encoded by the coding sequence GTGCCGACCTACCACGAGTTCCCGCCCCCCGCTCCACTGCGCCTCGCCGTGGACGCGCTGTGGTGCGTCAATCCAACCACGCCGGGTCCGGCGGTCTCCCCGCTCCGCGTGTTGCCCGACGGCTGCGTCGATCTGATCTTCCGCTTCGGAGGAACGACCGGCGAGGGGCAGCTCAGCCTCGTCGGCCCGACCGACCGTGCTTTCCTGCTCGACGGCGCGATGCCGGCGCCCGCGGTGGGCGTTCGGTTCCGTCCCGGCATGGCGGCCGGCCGCCTCGGCGTTCGCCCGCCCGACCTGTACCGCCGCGAGGTCGCCGTCGACCGGGCGTTGCCCCAGCTCGGGGCCTGGCAAGAGCGCCTGCGCGGCTCCGCCTCGCCGGTCGAGGCCCTGCGGGTCCTGCGATGGGCCGCCGCCTCAATGCCGACGCGCTCCGCGCCGGGCGTCTCGGCCCGGGTGGGGCGGGCCGTCGAACTCCTCGGGCGCGGGTGGCGGGTCGCGTCCACAGCGGCCGTTCTCGGCGTGAGCGAGCGCACGTTACGGCGCGACCTCGTCGAGACGGTGGGACTCCCGCCCAAGGTCCTCGCGCGCGTCCTGCGTTTTCAGGGGGCCGTACGCCTGCTCGACGCCCGGGCAGACGCGGATCTCGCCTCGCTCGCGCTCGACGCGGGCTACTTCGACCACGCCCACATGAACCGCGACTTTCGCGAGTTCGCGGGCCTGTCCCCCACGGCGTTCGGCCACGAGCGCCGCGCGGCGGCCGATTCGTCCAAGCGCCGCGCGGGCGAAGATGGCACGCTGAAGTCATGGATCTGGGATACGTGA
- a CDS encoding ester cyclase: MSNTHLAHGFAQSLTERDMSAYARLLHEEYVNHNAFAAPGKAGSVAVFEAFLHAFPDFTVTVEAVYEDADTLIGRFTYRGTFTHPLMGYAPTGHTVEMRSIDIWHVRGGQLQEHWDELNTLDFFLQLGASLLPPGVRVEAAR; this comes from the coding sequence ATGTCAAACACACACCTCGCCCACGGTTTTGCCCAGTCGCTCACCGAGCGCGACATGAGCGCGTACGCGCGCCTGCTGCACGAGGAGTATGTCAACCACAACGCCTTCGCCGCCCCGGGCAAGGCGGGCAGCGTCGCGGTCTTCGAGGCCTTCCTGCACGCCTTCCCGGATTTCACGGTGACGGTCGAGGCCGTGTACGAGGACGCGGATACCCTGATCGGCCGCTTCACGTACCGGGGCACCTTTACCCACCCGCTGATGGGCTACGCGCCGACCGGACACACGGTAGAGATGCGCTCCATCGACATCTGGCACGTCCGGGGCGGGCAACTTCAGGAGCACTGGGACGAACTTAACACCCTCGACTTCTTCCTTCAGCTCGGGGCGAGCCTGTTGCCGCCCGGCGTGCGGGTGGAGGCGGCGCGATGA
- a CDS encoding DUF1772 domain-containing protein: MTGLAEVLVVTGVLSAGVVYGTDVFFAVVGRPALEEAREESVTDVMGRLHRYGDARMPVFGALGLASTLGLVFASGTGSTASGWALVALAGLGTQLAAYLTVAKPVNTALTAAAAQGHWNLASRPLQRRWDSVIVPRALGLAVALAGLTLAALSLR, encoded by the coding sequence ATGACGGGCCTCGCCGAGGTGCTGGTGGTGACGGGGGTGCTGTCCGCCGGGGTGGTGTACGGCACGGACGTGTTCTTCGCCGTCGTCGGACGCCCGGCGCTCGAGGAGGCCCGGGAGGAGAGTGTGACGGACGTGATGGGGCGGCTGCACCGGTACGGCGACGCGCGCATGCCGGTGTTCGGCGCGCTCGGCCTCGCCTCCACCCTCGGGCTGGTGTTCGCCTCGGGGACCGGCTCGACCGCGAGCGGCTGGGCGCTCGTCGCGCTGGCCGGTCTGGGCACGCAGCTCGCGGCGTACCTCACGGTGGCGAAGCCGGTGAATACTGCGCTCACGGCGGCTGCGGCGCAGGGCCACTGGAACCTGGCGTCCCGGCCGCTTCAGCGGCGCTGGGACAGTGTGATCGTCCCGCGCGCCCTGGGCCTCGCCGTCGCCCTGGCCGGGCTGACGCTCGCCGCGCTCTCGTTGCGGTGA
- a CDS encoding NADPH-dependent FMN reductase codes for MTASVRVLMVSGSLRAGSTNTALLKTAGAVAPPGVEAVLYTGLDRLPHFNPDDDHEPLPPAVADLRAALGQADALLFSTPEYAGALPGAFKNLLDWTVGGGETYGRPAAWINASGLHSPTGAADAHDSLRKVLGYTGVSVVEAACARIPVPRQSVGPDGLILDPAIREQVGDVLALLAARARHLGGRADAARR; via the coding sequence ATGACAGCTTCCGTGAGGGTCTTGATGGTGTCGGGAAGCCTGCGGGCGGGCTCGACAAATACCGCGCTGCTGAAGACGGCGGGTGCCGTGGCGCCCCCAGGGGTGGAGGCGGTGCTGTACACGGGCCTGGACCGGTTGCCGCATTTCAACCCGGACGACGATCACGAGCCCCTGCCCCCGGCGGTCGCCGACCTGCGGGCGGCCCTGGGACAGGCGGACGCCCTGCTCTTCTCGACGCCGGAGTACGCCGGGGCGCTCCCGGGCGCCTTCAAGAACCTGCTGGACTGGACGGTGGGCGGCGGCGAGACGTACGGACGGCCCGCCGCCTGGATCAACGCCTCCGGGCTGCATTCGCCGACGGGCGCCGCCGACGCCCACGACTCCCTGCGCAAGGTGCTGGGCTACACGGGCGTGAGCGTGGTCGAGGCGGCGTGCGCCCGGATTCCCGTTCCCCGACAGAGCGTCGGCCCGGACGGCCTGATTCTCGACCCGGCCATCCGGGAGCAGGTGGGGGACGTTCTGGCCCTCCTGGCGGCGCGGGCGCGGCACCTCGGCGGGCGCGCGGACGCTGCCCGCCGGTAA
- a CDS encoding VOC family protein, which produces MDLGYVIVYVPDVVAAVEFYERAFGLRRRFVDGGGQYAELDTGRTRLAFASPAMAENLNLAVRVQRPDQAAAGTELVFVTPEVASAFERAVAAGAVPVRAPAEMPWGQTVSYVRDRHGALIELCTPVAEDT; this is translated from the coding sequence ATGGATCTGGGATACGTGATCGTGTACGTGCCGGACGTCGTCGCCGCCGTCGAATTTTACGAGCGGGCCTTCGGACTGCGGCGCCGCTTCGTCGACGGCGGCGGCCAGTACGCCGAACTCGACACCGGCCGCACGAGGTTGGCCTTCGCCTCACCCGCGATGGCCGAGAACCTGAACCTGGCGGTCCGCGTGCAGCGCCCGGACCAGGCCGCGGCCGGCACCGAACTCGTGTTCGTGACGCCCGAGGTGGCGTCGGCCTTCGAGCGGGCCGTGGCCGCCGGGGCCGTGCCGGTCCGGGCGCCCGCCGAGATGCCCTGGGGCCAGACGGTGAGTTATGTGCGCGACCGACACGGCGCGCTGATCGAACTGTGTACGCCCGTCGCGGAGGACACCTGA